In the Caballeronia sp. LZ062 genome, one interval contains:
- a CDS encoding AMP-binding protein has product MANEPTHADAQIEPRDGLSYVRGATDIPLSDATVSRFLMQTVGRFPERPAVVFRERNIRWTWREFANEVDALATALLQLGLKGGDRVGIWSPNRAEWLLTQFATARIGAVLVNINPAYRLAELEYALQKVGCTAIIAAEQFKTSKYLDMLQALAPELAEAEPNDLHAEKLPALRTVIRMGERTTPGMLNFDDVMRRGRAALDTARLDALEANFDADDAINIQFTSGTTGNPKGATLTHRNIVNNARYIAMAMRLTEADSLCIPVPLYHCFGMVLAVLACVSTGAAMIFPGEAFDPAATLAAVHEERCTALHGVPTMFIAELDHPNFAQYDLSRLRTGIMAGSPCPIETMKRVVSKMHLSEITIAYGMTETSPVSFQSSTTDPLDKRTSTVGRIQPHLEVKIVDPLGNIVPVGETGELCTRGYSVMKGYWGEEAKTREAIVDGWMHTGDLATLDAEGYCNIVGRLKDMLIRGGENIYPREIEEFLFRHPKVQSVQIFGVPDPKYGEEVCAWIVVRPGEQATEEEIRSFCEGQIAHYKIPRYIRFVDELPMTVTGKVQKFIMRARMVDELKLAEAKTA; this is encoded by the coding sequence ATGGCAAACGAACCGACGCACGCCGACGCGCAAATCGAACCTCGCGACGGCCTTTCGTATGTCCGCGGCGCGACGGACATCCCACTTAGCGACGCCACTGTCTCGCGCTTTCTTATGCAGACGGTCGGACGCTTTCCGGAACGGCCAGCCGTCGTGTTCCGCGAGCGGAACATCCGCTGGACGTGGCGCGAATTCGCCAATGAAGTCGACGCGCTCGCGACCGCGCTGCTGCAACTCGGCCTGAAGGGCGGGGATCGCGTGGGCATCTGGTCGCCGAATCGCGCGGAATGGCTGCTGACGCAATTCGCGACAGCGCGCATCGGTGCCGTGCTGGTGAACATCAACCCGGCGTATCGGCTCGCCGAACTCGAATACGCGCTGCAGAAGGTCGGCTGCACGGCGATCATCGCGGCGGAGCAGTTCAAGACGTCGAAATATCTGGACATGCTGCAGGCACTCGCGCCTGAACTGGCCGAGGCGGAGCCGAACGACCTGCACGCCGAAAAGCTGCCCGCGTTGCGCACGGTGATCCGAATGGGCGAGCGCACCACGCCCGGCATGCTGAATTTCGACGACGTCATGCGCCGGGGCCGCGCCGCGCTCGACACCGCCCGACTCGACGCGCTGGAAGCGAACTTCGATGCGGACGACGCGATCAACATCCAGTTCACGAGCGGCACGACCGGCAATCCGAAGGGCGCGACACTCACGCATCGGAACATCGTCAACAACGCGCGATATATCGCGATGGCCATGCGCCTCACCGAGGCGGACTCGCTTTGCATTCCCGTGCCGCTGTATCACTGCTTCGGCATGGTGCTCGCCGTGCTCGCGTGCGTATCCACGGGTGCGGCGATGATCTTTCCGGGCGAAGCGTTCGATCCCGCCGCGACGCTCGCCGCCGTTCACGAGGAACGCTGCACCGCGCTGCACGGCGTGCCGACCATGTTCATCGCCGAACTGGATCACCCGAATTTCGCGCAATACGACCTGAGCCGCCTGCGCACGGGCATCATGGCGGGTTCACCGTGCCCGATCGAGACGATGAAGCGCGTCGTGTCCAAGATGCACTTGAGCGAGATCACGATCGCGTACGGCATGACCGAAACGAGCCCCGTCTCGTTCCAAAGTTCGACGACGGATCCGCTCGACAAGCGCACGTCTACGGTTGGCCGCATTCAGCCGCATCTGGAGGTGAAAATCGTCGATCCGTTGGGCAACATCGTGCCTGTCGGGGAGACGGGCGAACTTTGTACGCGTGGGTATTCGGTAATGAAGGGCTATTGGGGCGAAGAGGCGAAGACGCGCGAGGCGATAGTCGATGGCTGGATGCATACCGGTGATCTCGCGACACTCGACGCCGAAGGTTATTGCAATATCGTCGGGCGATTGAAGGACATGCTGATTCGTGGCGGCGAGAATATCTATCCGCGCGAGATCGAGGAGTTTCTGTTCCGCCATCCGAAAGTCCAATCAGTACAGATTTTCGGCGTCCCGGACCCGAAATACGGAGAAGAAGTGTGCGCGTGGATCGTCGTGCGTCCCGGCGAGCAGGCGACCGAGGAGGAAATCCGTTCGTTTTGCGAAGGGCAGATTGCGCACTACAAGATTCCGCGCTATATCCGCTTCGTTGACGAGTTGCCAATGACCGTGACCGGCAAGGTGCAGAAGTTCATCATGCGCGCGCGAATGGTCGACGAACTGAAGCTGGCCGAAGCGAAGACCGCCTGA
- the hemE gene encoding uroporphyrinogen decarboxylase, which produces MAHTLLNDTFLRALLRQPTEYTPIWLMRQAGRYLPEYNATRARAGSFLGLAKNPNFATEVTLQPLERYPLDAAILFSDILTVPDAMGLGLNFVQGEGPRFERTVRTEDDVKRLAVPDIDSTLRYVTDAVSQIRRALTDAQGRQKVPLIGFSGSPWTLACYMVEGGGSDDHRTVKAMAYARPDLMHRILDVNAQAVTAYLNAQIEAGAQAVMIFDTWGGALADGAYQRFSLDYIAKVVAGLKREHDGARVPVITFTKGGGLWLEEIAATGVDAVGLDWTVNLGAARERVRGRVALQGNIDPSVLFAPPEAIRAEARGVLDSFGNFPGHVFNLGHGISQFTPPEHVAELVDEVHRHSRAMRASAFRR; this is translated from the coding sequence GTGGCACACACCCTTCTCAACGACACCTTTCTGCGTGCGCTGCTGCGCCAGCCGACCGAATACACCCCGATCTGGCTGATGCGTCAGGCTGGTCGTTATCTGCCCGAATACAACGCGACGCGTGCGCGCGCCGGCAGTTTCCTCGGCCTCGCGAAGAACCCGAATTTCGCCACCGAAGTCACGCTGCAACCGCTCGAACGCTATCCGCTCGACGCCGCCATTCTCTTTTCCGACATCCTCACGGTGCCCGACGCCATGGGCCTCGGCCTGAACTTCGTGCAGGGCGAAGGTCCGCGTTTCGAGCGCACCGTGCGCACGGAAGACGACGTGAAGCGTCTTGCGGTGCCGGACATCGACAGCACGCTGCGCTACGTGACCGACGCCGTGAGTCAGATCCGCCGCGCGCTTACCGACGCGCAAGGCCGCCAGAAGGTGCCGCTCATCGGCTTTTCCGGCAGCCCGTGGACGCTCGCGTGCTATATGGTCGAAGGCGGCGGCTCGGACGATCATCGGACGGTGAAGGCGATGGCGTATGCGCGGCCCGACCTGATGCATCGCATCCTTGACGTCAACGCGCAAGCCGTCACGGCGTACCTCAATGCGCAGATCGAGGCGGGCGCGCAGGCCGTGATGATTTTCGATACCTGGGGCGGGGCGCTCGCCGACGGCGCGTATCAACGCTTCTCGCTCGACTACATCGCGAAGGTGGTCGCAGGCCTCAAGCGCGAACACGACGGGGCGCGCGTGCCGGTCATCACGTTCACGAAGGGCGGCGGGCTGTGGCTCGAAGAGATTGCTGCGACGGGTGTCGATGCCGTCGGTCTCGACTGGACGGTGAACCTTGGCGCGGCGCGCGAGCGCGTGAGAGGGCGCGTCGCGCTGCAAGGGAACATCGATCCGAGCGTGCTTTTCGCCCCGCCCGAAGCGATTCGTGCAGAAGCGCGCGGCGTTCTAGACAGCTTCGGGAATTTTCCGGGCCACGTGTTCAATCTCGGGCACGGCATCTCGCAATTCACGCCGCCGGAGCACGTTGCAGAACTGGTGGACGAGGTTCACCGGCACAGCCGCGCCATGCGCGCGTCGGCCTTCCGCCGCTAG
- a CDS encoding F0F1 ATP synthase subunit epsilon: MATIKVDVVSAEEQIFSGQAKFVALPGESGELGILPGHTPLITRIRPGAVRIEAEDGSEEFVFVAGGILEIQPGIVTVLADTAIRGADLDEAKAEQAKKRAEEAMQNNASELEYATAQAELAYAAAQLAAIQRLRKAHAKH; the protein is encoded by the coding sequence ATGGCAACCATCAAAGTAGACGTCGTCAGCGCCGAAGAGCAGATCTTCTCCGGCCAGGCGAAGTTCGTCGCGCTGCCGGGCGAATCCGGTGAGCTCGGCATTCTGCCGGGTCACACGCCGCTCATCACGCGCATTCGTCCGGGCGCGGTGCGCATCGAGGCGGAAGACGGCTCGGAAGAGTTCGTGTTCGTCGCAGGCGGGATTCTGGAAATTCAGCCGGGCATCGTTACCGTTCTGGCCGACACCGCAATCCGCGGCGCTGACCTGGACGAAGCCAAGGCCGAGCAAGCGAAAAAGCGCGCCGAGGAAGCGATGCAAAACAACGCATCCGAACTCGAATACGCCACTGCTCAAGCCGAACTGGCCTACGCGGCGGCGCAGCTCGCAGCAATCCAGCGTCTGCGCAAGGCGCACGCAAAGCACTGA
- the atpG gene encoding F0F1 ATP synthase subunit gamma, with protein sequence MAGMKEIRGKIKSVQNTRKITKAMEMVAASKMRRAQERMRSARPYADRVRAIAAHMSAANPEYRHPFMVKNDGAKAAGLILVTTDKGLCGGMNTNILRASLNRIKELDQSGVSIEASAIGGKGLGFLNRLRARVVSQVTQLGDTPHLEKLIGAIKVQLDLYSEGKVNAVYLAYTRFVNTMKQEPVIEQLLPLSIDDLHKQESDAETPKTSWDYIYEPDAQTVVDDLLVRYVEALVYQAVAENMASEQSARMVAMKAASDNAKQVINELQLVYNKSRQAAITKELSEIVGGAAAV encoded by the coding sequence ATGGCTGGAATGAAGGAAATTCGCGGCAAGATCAAGAGCGTGCAGAACACGCGCAAGATCACGAAAGCGATGGAAATGGTTGCCGCATCGAAGATGCGCCGCGCCCAGGAGCGCATGCGTTCCGCCCGTCCGTACGCCGACCGCGTCCGCGCAATCGCTGCGCACATGAGCGCTGCGAACCCCGAGTATCGTCACCCGTTCATGGTGAAGAACGACGGCGCGAAAGCGGCTGGCCTGATCCTCGTCACGACCGACAAGGGTCTGTGCGGCGGCATGAACACGAACATCCTGCGTGCGTCGCTGAATCGCATCAAGGAACTGGATCAGAGCGGCGTGTCCATCGAGGCCTCGGCCATCGGCGGCAAGGGGCTCGGCTTTCTGAACCGGCTGCGCGCTCGCGTTGTTTCGCAAGTCACGCAACTGGGCGACACGCCGCATCTGGAAAAGCTGATCGGCGCGATCAAGGTGCAGCTCGACTTGTACTCGGAAGGCAAGGTCAACGCGGTGTACCTGGCGTACACCCGCTTCGTCAACACGATGAAGCAGGAGCCGGTGATCGAGCAACTTCTGCCGCTGTCGATCGACGATCTCCATAAGCAGGAGAGCGACGCCGAAACGCCGAAGACGTCGTGGGATTACATCTACGAGCCGGACGCGCAAACCGTGGTGGACGACCTGCTCGTGCGCTACGTCGAGGCGCTCGTCTATCAGGCGGTCGCGGAGAACATGGCGTCGGAGCAATCAGCGCGCATGGTCGCGATGAAGGCGGCGTCGGACAACGCGAAACAAGTGATCAACGAACTGCAGCTCGTCTACAACAAGAGCCGTCAGGCTGCGATTACGAAAGAATTGTCGGAAATCGTCGGCGGCGCCGCGGCGGTCTGA
- the atpD gene encoding F0F1 ATP synthase subunit beta, giving the protein MSTTALVEGKIVQCIGAVIDVEFPRAEMPKIYDALILEGTELTLEVQQQLGDGVVRTICLGASDGLRRGTMVKNTGKPISVPVGKPTLGRIMDVLGRPIDEAGPIESTNVRSIHQQAPSFDELSPSTELLETGIKVIDLICPFAKGGKVGLFGGAGVGKTVNMMELINNIAKEHGGYSVFAGVGERTREGNDFYHEMKDSNVLDKVALVYGQMNEPPGNRLRVALTGLTMAEHFRDEGLDVLFFVDNIYRFTLAGTEVSALLGRMPSAVGYQPTLAEEMGKLQERITSTKTGSITSVQAVYVPADDLTDPSPATTFGHLDATVVLSRDIASLGIYPAVDPLDSTSRQIDPNVIGEEHYSITRGVQQTLQRYKELRDIIAILGMDELSPEDKLSVARARKIQRFLSQPFHVAEVFTGSPGKYVPLKETIRGFKMIVDGECDHLPEQAFYMVGTIDEAFEKAKKIQ; this is encoded by the coding sequence ATGAGTACTACTGCTTTGGTAGAAGGCAAGATCGTACAGTGCATCGGCGCCGTTATCGACGTGGAGTTTCCGCGTGCGGAAATGCCGAAGATTTACGACGCGCTCATTCTTGAAGGCACGGAACTGACGCTCGAAGTCCAGCAGCAGCTGGGTGACGGCGTGGTCCGCACCATCTGTCTGGGTGCATCCGACGGCCTGCGCCGCGGCACGATGGTCAAGAACACCGGCAAGCCGATCAGCGTGCCGGTCGGTAAGCCGACGCTTGGCCGCATCATGGACGTGCTTGGCCGTCCGATCGACGAAGCGGGCCCGATCGAATCGACGAATGTGCGTTCGATCCACCAGCAAGCGCCTTCGTTCGACGAGCTGTCGCCGTCGACCGAACTGCTCGAAACCGGCATCAAGGTTATCGACCTGATCTGCCCGTTCGCGAAGGGCGGTAAGGTTGGTCTGTTCGGCGGTGCAGGCGTGGGCAAGACCGTGAACATGATGGAACTCATCAACAACATCGCGAAGGAACACGGCGGTTACTCCGTGTTCGCGGGTGTTGGCGAGCGTACCCGTGAAGGGAACGACTTCTATCACGAAATGAAGGACTCGAACGTTCTGGACAAGGTCGCGCTGGTGTACGGCCAGATGAACGAGCCGCCGGGCAACCGTCTGCGCGTCGCGCTGACCGGTCTGACGATGGCCGAGCACTTCCGTGACGAAGGCCTCGACGTGCTGTTCTTCGTGGACAACATCTACCGTTTCACGCTGGCAGGCACGGAAGTGTCCGCACTGCTGGGCCGTATGCCGTCGGCAGTGGGTTATCAGCCGACGCTGGCTGAAGAAATGGGCAAGCTGCAAGAGCGCATCACGTCGACCAAGACCGGCTCCATTACGTCGGTTCAGGCCGTGTACGTCCCTGCGGACGACTTGACCGACCCGTCGCCGGCCACGACCTTCGGCCACCTGGACGCAACCGTCGTGTTGTCGCGTGATATCGCTTCGCTCGGCATCTACCCGGCAGTGGACCCGCTCGATTCGACCTCGCGTCAGATCGACCCGAACGTGATCGGCGAAGAGCATTACTCGATCACGCGCGGCGTGCAGCAAACGCTGCAGCGCTACAAGGAACTGCGCGACATTATCGCGATTCTGGGCATGGACGAACTGTCGCCGGAAGACAAGCTGTCGGTCGCGCGCGCTCGTAAGATCCAGCGTTTCCTGTCGCAGCCGTTCCACGTCGCGGAAGTGTTCACGGGTTCGCCGGGCAAGTACGTGCCGCTGAAGGAAACCATTCGCGGCTTCAAGATGATCGTCGATGGCGAGTGCGATCATCTGCCGGAGCAGGCGTTCTACATGGTTGGCACGATCGACGAAGCCTTCGAAAAGGCCAAGAAGATCCAGTAA
- a CDS encoding transporter substrate-binding domain-containing protein: MKRVSFRLAACALAWPLVTFGVNSGVAYGQTVQGGSVVQAPAPASRLDEILARHTLRVCTTGDYKPYSFLRPDGQFEGIDIDLADNLAKSLGAKPEYVKTSWSNLMNDFIAKCDIAVGGVSTTLDRQKRAFFTAPYMEDGKTPIVRCADVDKYQTVAQIDQPTVRTIVNPGGTNERFAKQFFAHSQLIEYPDNVTIFKQILDGRADVMVTDASETLLQQKLNPGLCSVHPDKPFQFGEKAYLLPRGDVAWQQYVDQWLHLARSTGEFQAVVDKWLK, encoded by the coding sequence ATGAAACGCGTGTCCTTCCGTCTCGCCGCCTGCGCGCTCGCGTGGCCGCTTGTCACTTTCGGTGTCAATTCCGGTGTCGCTTACGGTCAGACGGTGCAGGGCGGCAGCGTCGTGCAAGCGCCCGCGCCAGCCTCGCGGCTCGACGAGATTCTCGCGCGGCACACGCTACGCGTCTGCACGACCGGCGACTACAAGCCGTATTCGTTCTTGCGGCCGGACGGTCAGTTCGAGGGCATCGACATCGATCTCGCCGACAATCTGGCGAAGTCGCTCGGCGCGAAGCCGGAGTACGTGAAGACGTCGTGGTCGAACCTGATGAACGACTTCATCGCAAAATGCGATATCGCGGTGGGCGGCGTCTCGACGACGCTCGACCGGCAAAAGCGCGCGTTCTTCACCGCGCCGTACATGGAAGACGGCAAGACGCCGATCGTGCGCTGCGCCGACGTCGACAAGTACCAGACCGTCGCGCAGATCGATCAGCCGACCGTGCGGACTATCGTCAATCCCGGCGGCACCAACGAACGTTTCGCGAAGCAGTTCTTCGCGCACTCGCAGCTGATCGAGTATCCCGACAACGTGACGATCTTCAAGCAAATACTCGACGGTCGCGCCGATGTCATGGTCACGGATGCGTCGGAGACGCTGCTACAGCAGAAGCTGAATCCCGGCCTTTGCTCGGTGCATCCCGACAAGCCGTTCCAGTTCGGCGAGAAGGCGTATCTGCTGCCGCGCGGGGACGTCGCGTGGCAGCAGTATGTCGATCAGTGGCTGCATCTCGCGCGATCGACCGGCGAGTTTCAGGCGGTGGTCGACAAGTGGCTGAAGTGA
- a CDS encoding primosomal protein N' gives MTDVFVRVAVDQPMPVLFDYRYALPSEPLVGALVEVPFGRRDVVGLICEVTSTTDVPPNKLRDVTRICRECPPLSAQWIALAHFAADYYQRGLGEVALPALPQALRDASRWDRLLAVDERFRLLPAGRDALPDALPARAHALRRLVEALAAQELLSLSDARALHPKASATFEDWLARGWIERATPGDERTLSDAPPSPTGTAPLPQLTEEQRYAVDAIAGAQSFAPFLLHGVTGSGKTEVYLHALAALLAAQPDAQALVLVPEINLTPQFEAAFRQRFAALAPDSIVTMHSGLAEGERARNWLAAHRGSARIVLGTRLAILASMPGLAIIVVDEEHDPAYKQQEGLRYSARDLAVYRAKQLEIPVVLGSATPSLETWWQAEQGRYTRLTLTRRAVADAVLPTVRLIDLEEEHRRGRASVEGLSGPLIAALKSRLERGEQSLVFLNRRGYAPILSCDACGWVAGCPRCSAYAVLHKPERALRCHHCGWESRIPKSCPDCGNVDIAPMGRGTQRVEETLASVVPGARVLRIDADSTRRKGSAQALFSDVHAGEVDILVGTQMIAKGHDFRRVTLVGVLNADTALFSHDFRASERLFAQLTQVSGRAGRAGLPGEVLIQTRYPRHALYLALSRQDYVGFANATLAERRDARLPPFVYQAMLRAEGRTLEAAIAFLEEAAAAFAPLPGADRVTVYDPVPLTIVKVFNVHRAQLLLESGSRAALQSALRAWQPVLRALKGVLRWNVEVDPLDV, from the coding sequence ATGACGGACGTGTTCGTGCGCGTCGCCGTCGACCAACCCATGCCTGTGCTGTTCGACTATCGCTACGCGCTGCCGAGCGAACCGCTGGTCGGCGCGCTCGTGGAAGTACCGTTCGGCAGGCGCGATGTCGTCGGGCTGATCTGCGAAGTCACCTCGACCACGGACGTGCCGCCGAACAAACTGCGCGACGTGACGCGCATCTGCCGCGAATGTCCGCCGCTATCCGCGCAATGGATCGCGCTCGCGCATTTCGCGGCGGATTACTATCAGCGCGGTCTTGGCGAAGTCGCGCTGCCGGCTCTTCCGCAAGCCCTGCGCGATGCGTCGCGCTGGGACAGGCTGCTTGCCGTCGACGAGCGTTTCCGGCTTCTGCCGGCTGGCCGCGACGCCCTTCCAGACGCGCTCCCCGCGCGCGCCCACGCGCTGCGCCGTCTGGTCGAAGCGCTCGCGGCGCAGGAATTGTTGAGCCTGTCCGACGCCCGCGCGCTGCATCCGAAGGCTTCGGCTACGTTCGAAGACTGGCTCGCGCGCGGCTGGATCGAGCGCGCGACGCCAGGCGACGAACGCACGCTGTCCGACGCGCCGCCGTCGCCGACCGGCACGGCGCCGCTTCCCCAACTCACCGAAGAGCAACGCTACGCCGTCGATGCCATCGCGGGCGCGCAGAGTTTTGCGCCGTTCCTGCTGCACGGCGTCACCGGCAGCGGCAAGACCGAGGTCTATCTTCACGCGCTGGCGGCGCTGCTCGCGGCGCAGCCGGACGCACAAGCGCTCGTCCTCGTCCCGGAAATCAATCTCACGCCGCAGTTCGAGGCCGCGTTCCGTCAGCGGTTCGCCGCGCTCGCGCCGGATTCCATCGTCACGATGCACAGCGGGCTGGCCGAAGGCGAGCGCGCGCGCAACTGGCTTGCGGCGCACAGGGGCAGCGCGCGCATCGTCCTCGGCACGCGTCTCGCCATCCTCGCGTCGATGCCCGGCCTCGCGATCATCGTCGTCGACGAGGAACACGATCCCGCCTACAAGCAGCAGGAAGGCTTGCGCTATTCGGCGCGCGATCTGGCGGTATATCGCGCGAAGCAGCTCGAGATTCCCGTCGTGCTCGGTTCGGCGACGCCGTCGCTCGAGACCTGGTGGCAGGCAGAGCAGGGCCGCTACACGCGCCTCACGCTGACACGGCGCGCCGTGGCCGACGCGGTGCTGCCGACAGTGCGATTGATCGATCTGGAGGAAGAGCACCGGCGCGGCCGGGCGTCGGTCGAAGGGCTGTCGGGGCCGCTCATCGCGGCGTTGAAATCGCGGCTGGAGCGCGGCGAGCAAAGTCTCGTGTTCTTGAATCGACGCGGCTACGCGCCGATCCTCTCCTGCGACGCCTGCGGCTGGGTCGCGGGCTGCCCGCGTTGCAGCGCATATGCGGTGCTGCATAAGCCCGAACGCGCGCTGCGGTGTCACCACTGCGGCTGGGAATCGCGCATTCCGAAGTCGTGCCCGGATTGCGGCAATGTCGATATCGCGCCGATGGGCCGTGGCACGCAGCGCGTCGAGGAGACGCTCGCGAGCGTGGTGCCGGGCGCGCGGGTGCTGCGTATCGACGCCGACAGCACGCGCCGCAAGGGCAGCGCGCAGGCGCTGTTTTCGGACGTCCACGCGGGCGAGGTCGATATTCTCGTCGGCACGCAGATGATCGCGAAAGGACACGATTTCCGGCGCGTGACGCTCGTCGGCGTGCTGAACGCGGACACGGCGCTTTTCTCGCACGACTTCCGCGCGAGCGAGCGGCTCTTCGCGCAGCTGACACAGGTCAGCGGCCGCGCCGGCCGCGCTGGGCTGCCCGGCGAAGTGCTGATTCAAACGCGCTATCCGCGTCACGCGCTCTATCTCGCGCTATCGCGGCAAGACTACGTGGGATTCGCGAACGCCACGCTTGCCGAGCGACGCGACGCGCGCCTGCCGCCCTTCGTGTATCAGGCGATGCTGCGCGCCGAAGGCCGCACGCTCGAAGCCGCGATCGCGTTCCTCGAAGAAGCCGCCGCCGCGTTCGCGCCGTTGCCCGGCGCGGACCGCGTGACCGTCTACGATCCCGTGCCGCTGACCATCGTGAAAGTGTTCAACGTCCACCGCGCGCAACTGCTGCTGGAAAGCGGCTCCCGCGCCGCGCTGCAATCGGCGCTGCGGGCGTGGCAGCCGGTGCTGCGCGCGCTGAAAGGCGTGCTGCGCTGGAACGTGGAAGTGGACCCGCTCGACGTCTGA
- a CDS encoding alpha/beta hydrolase, with product MTIDAALLQYYRAVAEAFPALGSAADARAVRERFKAVARAYARERAADVAVEDIDVSLQNRTLAARIYRPETASGPLPLLVYFHGGGWVVGDIETHDGLVAQMARDAQCAIASVDYRLAPEHPFPAPCDDALDALLWFAEHRSRLGFATDRLGVGGDSAGAHLAVVAARGANQRVAGLVNLQLLLYPVMRRQFESASCLANANGPGLTNDEMRWYWTQFLSGTAPDEHDVRAFPLAEPYERTPARALIVAAAYDPLYDDAFELQRFLEANGGRTEMIDANNMTHGFGRLHAQSEAALNWLRRIGARAGELLRAER from the coding sequence ATGACCATCGATGCTGCTTTGCTTCAGTATTACCGCGCCGTCGCGGAAGCGTTCCCGGCGCTCGGGTCCGCTGCCGACGCGCGCGCCGTCCGTGAGCGGTTCAAAGCGGTCGCTCGGGCATACGCGCGCGAGCGCGCCGCCGACGTCGCCGTCGAGGACATTGACGTTTCTTTACAAAATCGAACCCTCGCCGCGCGCATCTACCGACCAGAGACGGCCAGCGGACCGCTGCCTTTGCTCGTCTACTTTCACGGCGGCGGCTGGGTGGTCGGTGATATCGAGACGCACGACGGCCTCGTCGCCCAGATGGCGCGTGACGCCCAATGTGCAATCGCGAGCGTCGATTACCGGCTGGCGCCCGAGCATCCGTTTCCGGCTCCCTGCGACGACGCCCTCGACGCGCTGCTCTGGTTCGCGGAACACCGGTCGCGGCTCGGCTTTGCAACCGATCGGCTGGGCGTCGGCGGCGACAGTGCGGGCGCACATCTGGCGGTCGTCGCGGCGCGTGGGGCGAATCAGCGTGTCGCCGGCCTCGTCAATCTGCAACTGCTGTTGTACCCGGTGATGCGCCGGCAATTCGAGAGTGCGAGTTGCCTTGCCAATGCCAACGGCCCCGGTCTCACCAATGACGAAATGCGCTGGTATTGGACGCAGTTTCTCTCAGGAACGGCGCCGGACGAGCACGACGTCCGCGCGTTCCCGCTCGCCGAACCCTACGAGCGCACGCCGGCGCGTGCATTGATCGTCGCGGCGGCCTACGACCCGCTTTACGACGACGCCTTCGAACTCCAGCGCTTCCTCGAAGCCAACGGCGGCCGGACGGAGATGATCGACGCGAACAACATGACGCACGGCTTCGGCCGCCTGCACGCGCAGTCGGAGGCGGCGCTCAACTGGTTGCGCCGCATCGGCGCGCGCGCGGGCGAACTGCTGCGCGCGGAACGCTGA